A portion of the Lathamus discolor isolate bLatDis1 chromosome 5, bLatDis1.hap1, whole genome shotgun sequence genome contains these proteins:
- the LOC136014502 gene encoding uncharacterized protein LOC136014502 — protein sequence MDAMHKLKILVMLLALAVFVAVVILNAGDATGTFKGLFRSTPGNISAKYNTDFTPAGWTFLIWNVIYAWQLAWLLYALSGICRRNEFGCVYIKPDLLPIPFYVVWILNNGLNIAWLFLWDRECLLPALVLLVALTLTTFVCLLISHRALSAHSSWLVKGHKAELWLIRILVQNGLALYATWTSIATLLNFAVVLIYKWNVANETATTACLSILGLSLVIWFYLENFVLDQYVRYNLTVYPVVITALTGSACKNFLFSFPTTNGVFIVVLLTITCFIFAVRLGLVAWRHFRRPLEASENPDP from the exons ATGGATGCCATGCACAAGCTGAAGATTCTGGTGATGCTTCTGGCTCTGGCTGTTTTCGTGGCTGTAGTGATACTGAATGCTGGAGATGCCACTGGGACATTCAAAG GTCTGTTCAGGTCAACCCCTGGAAACATCTCAGCCAAGTACAACACTGACTTCACACCAGCTGGCTGGACTTTCCTCATCTGGAATGTCATCTATGCCTGGCAGCTTGCCTGGCTTCTCTACGCCTTGTCGGGGATCTGTCGAAG GAATGAATTTGGATGTGTCTACATAAAGCCAGACTTGCTGCCAATACCTTTTTATGTAGTGTGGATACTCAACAATGGCCTCAACATTGCATGGCTGTTTCTGTGGGACCGAGA AtgcctcctcccagccctggTGCTCCTGGTAGCTCTCACTCTGACTACGTTTGTCTGCCTCCTCATTTCACACCGAGCCTTGAGCGCCCATTCCTCGTGGCTTGTGAAGGGCCACAAAGCTGAGCTCTGGCTCATCCGCATCCTA GTCCAGAATGGGCTGGCGCTGTATGCAACATGGACCAGCATTGCCACCCTGCTGAACTTTGCCGTTGTGCTGATCTACAAGTGGAACGTGGCCAATGAGACAGCAACGACTGCTTGTCTCAGCATCCTTGGTCTCAGCCTAGTAATATG GTTTTATCTAGAAAACTTTGTCCTTGACCAGTATGTCCGCTATAACCTCACAGTCTACCCAGTGGTCATAACAGCTCTGACTGGCAGCGCATGCaagaacttcttgttttcattccCAACAACGAATGGAGTTTTTATAG TTGTTCTGCTGACAATCACTTGCTTCATTTTTGCTGTTCGGCTGGGACTTGTTGCATGGAGACACTTTAGGAGACCATTGGAAGCATCAGAAAACCCAGACCCATAG